One genomic segment of Flagellimonas marinaquae includes these proteins:
- a CDS encoding head GIN domain-containing protein, with product MKKLITLTLALGIISSASAQWGKRIKGNGNVVTIERSVGDYDEVAMAGWFDVELVSGNEGELTLKGESNLLEYIKTEVKNGKLVIKVAKGVNLRPSNWKSGIYVTVPVESINAVSLSGSGDLVGKTTIRANNFSAAMSGSGDVSLVVEADEVDASLSGSGDINLSGSTTDFTVSVSGSGDIKAYDLEADFVRATVSGSADIRVTANQSIDARVSGSGDIHYRGNPKKIKSKASGSGDITKG from the coding sequence ATGAAAAAACTAATAACACTGACACTTGCATTGGGCATTATTTCTTCTGCCAGTGCACAATGGGGAAAAAGAATCAAAGGAAATGGCAACGTGGTTACCATAGAACGTTCCGTAGGCGATTACGACGAGGTGGCCATGGCCGGATGGTTCGATGTGGAATTGGTTTCCGGAAACGAAGGCGAATTAACCCTCAAGGGGGAATCCAACCTTTTGGAATACATCAAGACGGAAGTTAAAAACGGTAAATTGGTTATCAAAGTGGCCAAAGGTGTCAACCTGAGGCCCTCCAATTGGAAGAGCGGCATTTACGTTACCGTTCCTGTGGAATCCATTAATGCCGTTAGTCTTTCTGGATCGGGAGATTTAGTAGGAAAAACTACCATAAGAGCCAATAACTTCAGTGCTGCCATGTCGGGGTCCGGCGATGTAAGCCTTGTGGTAGAAGCCGATGAAGTGGATGCTTCCTTATCCGGATCCGGAGATATAAACCTTTCTGGCAGTACAACGGACTTTACGGTTTCCGTATCGGGGTCTGGAGACATAAAAGCCTACGACCTTGAGGCCGATTTTGTAAGAGCGACTGTTTCCGGTTCTGCGGACATACGGGTAACCGCCAACCAATCCATAGACGCCAGAGTATCAGGTTCCGGAGACATCCATTATCGCGGAAATCCAAAAAAGATAAAATCAAAAGCTTCTGGGTCCGGAGACATTACCAAAGGATAA
- a CDS encoding MFS transporter — protein sequence MAQTLALKGSKKLLNAWAFYDWANSVYSLVISSAIFPLFYGLLFRTAGIETVTIFGGEIARAPLISYVTSLAFVFIAIITPLISGVADYLGNKKIFLKFFCYLGAASCIGLYWFSLEHIYFGLACYFFGLVGFWVSFAINNSYLPDIAYPEQQDRISAKGFSLGYIGSVILLVFNLAMVMKPDFFGISDNGGEIAEIKAMKYSFISVGIWWILFSQYTFAHLPKGYKREGKRDHIILNGFKELKLVWHQLGKNRRLKRYLGAFFVYSMAVQTIMLIATYFGEEEIMWGSDNERTTGLIVSILLIQIVAILGATVTAWASKAFGNIRTLVMINIIWAMLCVYAYFLQTPMDFYIAAGLVGVVMGGIQALSRSTYSKFLPETTDTTSFFSFYDVSEKIGIIIGTLMYGIVAQLTGSMRNSTIFLGLFFLVGIILLLRVGKKTK from the coding sequence ATGGCGCAAACATTGGCACTGAAAGGAAGTAAAAAACTGTTGAATGCTTGGGCGTTTTACGATTGGGCGAATTCAGTTTACAGCCTGGTAATTTCCTCGGCCATTTTTCCACTTTTTTACGGTCTGCTGTTTAGGACTGCCGGCATAGAAACGGTCACAATTTTTGGTGGAGAAATAGCTCGTGCACCCTTGATCAGTTATGTTACTTCTTTAGCCTTTGTTTTTATTGCCATAATTACCCCGCTCATTTCCGGGGTAGCCGATTATTTGGGGAACAAAAAAATATTTCTCAAATTCTTCTGTTATTTGGGTGCGGCCTCTTGTATTGGACTGTACTGGTTTTCTTTGGAGCACATTTATTTTGGCCTGGCTTGTTATTTCTTCGGACTTGTCGGTTTTTGGGTCAGTTTTGCCATCAACAATTCCTACCTGCCGGATATTGCATATCCCGAACAACAAGATAGAATCAGTGCAAAAGGATTCTCACTGGGGTATATTGGCAGTGTAATTCTTCTTGTTTTTAATCTTGCCATGGTAATGAAACCGGATTTTTTTGGAATTTCCGACAACGGAGGGGAAATCGCTGAAATAAAGGCTATGAAATATTCCTTCATTTCGGTTGGTATTTGGTGGATACTCTTTAGTCAGTACACATTTGCCCACCTGCCCAAAGGTTATAAAAGAGAGGGAAAACGAGATCACATTATATTAAATGGTTTTAAGGAGTTAAAGCTGGTTTGGCATCAATTGGGAAAAAATAGGCGTTTAAAACGCTATTTGGGAGCATTTTTTGTTTATAGTATGGCTGTGCAGACCATTATGTTGATCGCCACTTATTTTGGAGAAGAAGAAATTATGTGGGGTTCGGACAATGAACGTACAACAGGCCTAATTGTAAGTATTTTGCTTATTCAAATTGTAGCCATACTTGGGGCAACGGTAACAGCATGGGCATCAAAGGCTTTTGGAAATATTAGAACTCTCGTGATGATCAATATTATTTGGGCCATGTTATGCGTGTATGCATATTTTCTTCAGACCCCGATGGATTTTTACATTGCTGCAGGCTTGGTCGGTGTGGTGATGGGCGGGATTCAAGCACTTTCCCGTTCCACATACTCCAAATTTTTGCCGGAGACCACGGATACCACATCGTTTTTTAGTTTTTACGATGTCTCCGAAAAAATTGGTATTATAATCGGAACCTTAATGTATGGTATTGTGGCACAGCTTACGGGAAGCATGCGAAATAGCACCATATTTTTGGGCTTGTTCTTTTTGGTTGGGATAATATTACTTTTAAGAGTGGGCAAAAAAACAAAATAG
- a CDS encoding M48 family metallopeptidase, with the protein MKKIFLLILILLIVMACKTNPFTGKSTLNFYSNSQMFPMAFAQYDEFLGSNKVVKGTSEVEMITRVGQRIASAAERWLNANGYPGYLKDYQWEYNLVEDETVNAWCMPGGKIVFYTGILPITKNETGIAVVMGHEVAHALADHGAQRMSAGTLQQVGAMGAAIATSKKSPEVQNAFMQAYGVGSNVLGMLPFSRNHETEADRIGLQIMAIAGYNPDEAAQLWKRMKEASGGQAPPEFLSTHPSNDTRINNLTAWAPAAKQEARKFGVTSFK; encoded by the coding sequence ATGAAAAAGATTTTTCTATTAATTCTGATACTGTTGATAGTGATGGCTTGTAAAACCAACCCGTTTACAGGAAAGAGCACACTCAACTTTTATAGTAATAGCCAAATGTTCCCCATGGCTTTTGCCCAGTATGATGAATTTTTGGGGTCGAACAAAGTGGTAAAGGGTACCTCGGAGGTAGAAATGATCACAAGGGTCGGCCAGCGTATAGCATCGGCAGCGGAACGTTGGCTCAATGCCAATGGTTACCCTGGGTATTTAAAGGATTACCAATGGGAATATAACTTGGTAGAGGACGAAACCGTGAACGCGTGGTGTATGCCGGGCGGTAAAATTGTTTTTTATACGGGAATTTTGCCCATTACCAAAAATGAAACCGGCATAGCTGTGGTAATGGGGCACGAAGTAGCACATGCACTGGCCGATCATGGTGCCCAAAGAATGAGCGCCGGTACCTTGCAGCAAGTCGGTGCCATGGGCGCGGCAATTGCGACCAGTAAAAAATCGCCAGAGGTACAAAATGCTTTTATGCAAGCTTATGGTGTTGGCAGCAATGTGCTGGGCATGTTGCCCTTTAGCCGAAACCATGAGACCGAAGCGGATAGGATTGGACTTCAGATCATGGCCATTGCAGGATACAATCCCGATGAGGCCGCCCAACTTTGGAAACGTATGAAAGAAGCATCTGGAGGTCAGGCGCCCCCCGAGTTTTTAAGTACGCACCCATCCAACGACACCAGGATCAATAATTTGACGGCATGGGCCCCGGCCGCTAAACAAGAGGCAAGAAAATTTGGGGTCACCTCGTTTAAATAA